One genomic region from Vidua macroura isolate BioBank_ID:100142 chromosome 18, ASM2450914v1, whole genome shotgun sequence encodes:
- the CCDC92 gene encoding coiled-coil domain-containing protein 92 isoform X2, with translation MSSSVIMSVSLSPCEQVRMATSTLENQLQSAQKNLLFLQREHANTLKGLHAELRRLQQHCTDLTYELTVKCSDLSESGGSRSDELKSKCKDLEAQLKIKEAENSELLKELEQKNAMIMVLENTIKEREKKYLEELKMKSHKLNMLSSELEQRASTIAYLTSQLHAAKKKLMNASGTSEGTPSGSPVLSSYKPSPPKDKLPETPQRRMKKSLSTPLNPEFEEAYRIGSESRKLVLREPVDAMPDPTPFLLARETAEVHLIKERPLVIPPIPSDRAPGESHSPAREKPHKAHIGVAHRIHHAAPAQPQEVETLAVDQVHGNKVVRKHSGTDRTV, from the exons ggtcaGGATGGCCACCTCAACCCTGGAGAACCAGCTGCAGAGTGCCCAGAAGAacctgctgttcctgcagcgGGAGCACGCCAACACCCTGAAGGGGCTGCACGCGGAGCTGCGCcgcctgcagcagcactgcacag atttgACCTATGAGCTGACTGTAAAGTGTTCAGACTTGTCAG AAAGTGGTGGTTCAAGAAGTGATGAACTCAAAAGTAAGTGCAAAGATCTTGAAGCTCAGCTGAAAATCAAAGAAGCTGAAAACAGTGAATTGTTGAAAGAACTTGAACAAAAGAACGCGATGATAATGGTGCTGGAAAACACtattaaagaaagagaaaagaagtatttggaagagttaaaaatgaaaagccatAAGCTCAATATGTTGTCCAGTGAACTGGAGCAGAGAGCGAGCACGATTGCGTATCTGACCTCTCAGCTGCATGCGGCCAAGAAGAAGCTGATGAATGCCAGCGGGACTTCGGAGGGGACCCCCTCTGGCAGCCCCGTGCTGTCCAGCTACAAACCGTCCCCTCCCAAGGACAAACTGCCGGAGACGCCGCAGCGCAGGATGAAGAAGAGTCTGTCCACGCCGCTGAACCCCGAGTTCGAAGAGGCCTACAGAATAGGGTCGGAGAGCCGGAAGCTGGTGCTGCGAGAGCCCGTGGATGCCATGCCCGATCCCACGCCCTTTCTGCTGGCCAGGGAGACGGCAGAGGTGCATCTGATCAAGGAGAGGCCGCTGGTCATTCCACCGATCCCTTCGGATCGCGCGCCCGGCGAATCGCACAGCCCCGCCCGCGAGAAGCCGCACAAGGCGCACATCGGGGTGGCTCATCGCATCCACCACGCCGCGCCCGCCCAGCCGCAGGAGGTGGAGACCCTGGCAGTGGATCAGGTCCATGGGAACAAAGTGGTCAGAAAGCACTCGGGGACAGACAGAACTGTCTGA
- the CCDC92 gene encoding coiled-coil domain-containing protein 92 isoform X1: MATSTLENQLQSAQKNLLFLQREHANTLKGLHAELRRLQQHCTDLTYELTVKCSDLSESGGSRSDELKSKCKDLEAQLKIKEAENSELLKELEQKNAMIMVLENTIKEREKKYLEELKMKSHKLNMLSSELEQRASTIAYLTSQLHAAKKKLMNASGTSEGTPSGSPVLSSYKPSPPKDKLPETPQRRMKKSLSTPLNPEFEEAYRIGSESRKLVLREPVDAMPDPTPFLLARETAEVHLIKERPLVIPPIPSDRAPGESHSPAREKPHKAHIGVAHRIHHAAPAQPQEVETLAVDQVHGNKVVRKHSGTDRTV, translated from the exons ATGGCCACCTCAACCCTGGAGAACCAGCTGCAGAGTGCCCAGAAGAacctgctgttcctgcagcgGGAGCACGCCAACACCCTGAAGGGGCTGCACGCGGAGCTGCGCcgcctgcagcagcactgcacag atttgACCTATGAGCTGACTGTAAAGTGTTCAGACTTGTCAG AAAGTGGTGGTTCAAGAAGTGATGAACTCAAAAGTAAGTGCAAAGATCTTGAAGCTCAGCTGAAAATCAAAGAAGCTGAAAACAGTGAATTGTTGAAAGAACTTGAACAAAAGAACGCGATGATAATGGTGCTGGAAAACACtattaaagaaagagaaaagaagtatttggaagagttaaaaatgaaaagccatAAGCTCAATATGTTGTCCAGTGAACTGGAGCAGAGAGCGAGCACGATTGCGTATCTGACCTCTCAGCTGCATGCGGCCAAGAAGAAGCTGATGAATGCCAGCGGGACTTCGGAGGGGACCCCCTCTGGCAGCCCCGTGCTGTCCAGCTACAAACCGTCCCCTCCCAAGGACAAACTGCCGGAGACGCCGCAGCGCAGGATGAAGAAGAGTCTGTCCACGCCGCTGAACCCCGAGTTCGAAGAGGCCTACAGAATAGGGTCGGAGAGCCGGAAGCTGGTGCTGCGAGAGCCCGTGGATGCCATGCCCGATCCCACGCCCTTTCTGCTGGCCAGGGAGACGGCAGAGGTGCATCTGATCAAGGAGAGGCCGCTGGTCATTCCACCGATCCCTTCGGATCGCGCGCCCGGCGAATCGCACAGCCCCGCCCGCGAGAAGCCGCACAAGGCGCACATCGGGGTGGCTCATCGCATCCACCACGCCGCGCCCGCCCAGCCGCAGGAGGTGGAGACCCTGGCAGTGGATCAGGTCCATGGGAACAAAGTGGTCAGAAAGCACTCGGGGACAGACAGAACTGTCTGA